A genomic segment from Bradyrhizobium sp. ISRA430 encodes:
- the trxB gene encoding thioredoxin-disulfide reductase, with product MPTPVHAKVVIIGSGPAGYTAAIYAARAMLEPILIQGIQPGGQLTITTDVENYPGFADVIQGPWLMEQMEKQALHMGTQIKTDLVTKLETSQRPFRLTCDSGDVYLADTVILATGAQARWLGIPSEETFKGFGVSACATCDGFFYRGKEVIVVGGGNTAVEEALFLTNFASQVTLVHRRDHFRAERILQERLFKHPKIKVVWESVIDEIRGETNPSKVTHVRLKNVKTGKLTELKADGVFIAIGHAPATELVKDQVKLKPSGYVEVAPNSTATSVPGLFAAGDVADETYRQAVTAAGLGCMAALEAERFLALRASERAAAE from the coding sequence ATGCCAACTCCCGTCCATGCAAAGGTCGTCATCATCGGCTCCGGCCCCGCCGGCTACACGGCGGCGATCTATGCCGCGCGCGCGATGCTCGAGCCGATCCTGATCCAGGGGATCCAGCCGGGCGGCCAGCTCACCATCACCACCGACGTGGAGAACTATCCCGGCTTCGCCGACGTGATCCAGGGCCCCTGGCTGATGGAGCAGATGGAGAAGCAGGCGCTGCACATGGGCACCCAGATCAAGACCGATCTGGTGACCAAGCTGGAGACTTCGCAGCGTCCGTTCCGCCTCACCTGCGACTCTGGCGATGTCTATCTCGCCGACACCGTCATCCTGGCCACCGGCGCCCAGGCCCGCTGGCTCGGGATCCCCTCGGAGGAAACCTTCAAGGGGTTCGGCGTCTCCGCCTGCGCCACCTGCGACGGCTTCTTCTATCGCGGCAAGGAAGTGATCGTGGTCGGCGGCGGCAACACCGCGGTCGAGGAGGCACTGTTCCTGACCAATTTCGCCTCACAGGTCACCCTCGTTCACCGCCGCGACCATTTCCGCGCCGAGCGCATCCTTCAGGAGCGCCTGTTCAAGCATCCCAAGATCAAGGTGGTCTGGGAGAGCGTCATCGACGAAATCCGCGGCGAGACCAATCCGAGCAAGGTCACCCACGTCCGCCTGAAGAACGTCAAGACCGGCAAGCTCACCGAGCTGAAAGCCGACGGCGTGTTCATCGCCATCGGACACGCGCCGGCAACCGAACTCGTGAAGGATCAGGTCAAGCTCAAACCGTCGGGCTATGTCGAGGTCGCCCCGAACTCGACCGCCACCTCGGTGCCCGGCCTGTTCGCCGCCGGCGACGTCGCCGACGAGACCTATCGCCAGGCCGTCACGGCCGCCGGCCTCGGCTGCATGGCAGCTCTCGAAGCCGAACGTTTCTTGGCCCTGCGCGCCAGCGAGCGCGCGGCAGCGGAATGA